Proteins encoded by one window of Puntigrus tetrazona isolate hp1 chromosome 17, ASM1883169v1, whole genome shotgun sequence:
- the msh4 gene encoding mutS protein homolog 4 isoform X1, with protein MFCSSTEEVTPGSSSEAGLSSSTLTPYNLINYRHVTRRQQDPASSSGLLTSHRSDDPGSNTAADTGAQTAVFTDTTPIRAQRQINISGRADRISSSVGSSVHSWSSSTPHVRPTPALSLHGRTPQKDLNMTASSSAPASSSASHASSVIVAVVEGRGLARGEIGMASVNVRCPELMLSQFADTGTYAKVITKLHNLMPLEILMPDTASVRGQGTKLYTLITETFPSVTFTAVQRKYFNEKKGLEYIQQLCVPEFSTVLMEVQTKYYCLASASALLKYFEFVQNSIYAPKSLKMIFTGSEQTAMIDAISASNLELVVNHRDHRSKNTLFGVLNYTKTAGGERRLRSNILEPLLDVVTINSRLDTVQELLQNEELFFGLTNAIAHFLDIDDLLSALVQVPKQETIPVAEAKIMQVIQLKHTLELVPSLTAMLSHSKTALLKAYYTSLDDSRFNSILDQIKSLINDDTSYMKGSLTMRTQKCYAVRPNVSEFLDIARRAYTEVVDDIAGLVAQLGEKHSLPLRTSFSSTRGFFIQMKLERGVLPGGKLPEEFIKVTRQKNNYGFTTVDLMKMNDHCEEALKDIFHMSYVVVSRLLSDICEHIHCLYKLSDAVSMLDMLLSLAHSCTVSDYVRPEFTDTLAIKQCRHPILERISGQQPISNDIYISEGSNFVIITGPNMSGKSTYLKQVALCQIMAQIGSFLPVEYASVRIADQIFTRIGVDDDFETNSSTFMVEMKEVSYIIHNASAKSLIIIDELGRGTSPEEGIGICHSVCEFLISLKAFTLFATHFLELCQLQTLYPNVENQHMQVQHVRTEGGRDRVVYTYQLSRGQSEERNYGIRAAEMTNFPSEIIQEAKTVAAKISQKLWAKHYSDPDTVKQRAVYRLATRLLQTARNSRLDPGSLRQYLKGLKRQYEAELQSATESVENEE; from the exons ATGTTTTGCAGCAGTACTGAAGAGGTGACCCCGGGTTCCAGCTCTGAGGCTGGGCTGAGCAGCAGCACTCTAACCCCATATAACCTGATTAACTACAGACATGTAACCCGTAGACAGCAGGATCCTGCGTCATCCTCTGGCCTCCTGACTTCACACAGGTCTGATGATCCGGGATCAAACACTGCCGCTGATACTGGTGCTCAGACAGCTGTGTTCACAGACACAACACCAATTAGAG CTCAGCGTCAGATAAACATCAGCGGAAGAGCAGACAGGATCAGCTCTTCTGTGGGATCATCTGTCCACTCCTGGAGCTCCAGCACTCCACATGTGAGGCCCACGCCTGCGCTCTCACTCCACGGCCGGACCCCTCAGAAAGACCTCAACA TGACAGCATCTTCATCCGCTCCTGCGTCTTCATCTGCGTCTCACGCGTCCTCTGTGATAGTGGCTGTGGTGGAGGGACGTGGTTTAGCTCGTGGGGAGATCGGCATGGCCAGTGTCAATGTGAGATGCCCAGAGCTGATGCTCTCACAGTTCGCAGACACCGGAACATACGCTAAG GTCATTACCAAGCTTCATAACCTGATGCCTCTGGAGATTCTGATGCCAGACACTGCTAGTGTGAGAGGACAAGGAACCAAACTCTACACCCTCATCACAGAAACCTTCCCG TCGGTCACATTCACTGCCGTTCAGAGGAAGTACTTCAATGAGAAGAAGGGTCTGGAGTACATACAGCAGCTCTGCGTCCCTGAGTTCAGCACTGTCCTGATGGAGGTGCAGACCAA ATACTACTGCCTGGCTTCTGCATCTGCCCTGCTAAAATACTTTGAGTTTGTTCAGAACTCAATATATGCTCCTAAGTCACTGAAAATGATCTTTACCGGCAGTGAGCAGACAGCCATGATTGATGCAATATCAGCCAGCAACTTGGAGCTAGTAGTGAACCACAGAGATCACAG AAGTAAAAACACTCTGTTTGGGGTCTTGAACTACACTAAGACCGCTGGTGGGGAACGCCGGTTACGATCTAATATTCTTGAGCCACTGCTGGATGTGGTCACTATCAACTCACGTCTGGACACCGTACAG GAGCTGCTGCAAAATGAGGAGCTCTTCTTTGGTCTGACGAATG CCATTGCACACTTTCTGGATATAGATGATCTGCTTTCTGCTCTTGTTCAGGTCCCAAAGCAAGAGACG ATACCGGTGGCTGAAGCAAAAATAATGCAAGTAATTCAGCTGAAACATACTCTGGAACTCGTCCCATCATTGACG GCAATGTTGTCACATTCCAAAACAGCCTTGTTGAAAGCATATTACACCTCACTTGATGACAGCAG GTTCAACAGCATTCTGGATCAGATCAAATCACTGATTAACGACGACACCAGCTACATGAAAGGCAGCCTGACCATGCGCACTCAGAAGTGCTATGCTGTGCGGCCCAACGTCAGCGAATTCTTAGATATTGCACGGCGAGCCTACACAGAAGTGGTGGATGACATAGCAG GATTGGTGGCTCAGCTTGGGGAGAAGCACAGCCTACCCCTCCGGACGAGTTTCAGCAGCACACGTGGCTTCTTTATTCAGATGAAGCTGGAGCGTGGGGTCTTACCTGGGGGGAAGTTGCCGGAGGAGTTCATCAAA GTGACCAGGCAGAAGAACAACTATGGGTTCACCACTGTAGACCTCATGAAAATGAATGACCACTGTGAGGAGGCtttgaaagacatttttcaCATGTCTTATGT GGTGGTGTCTAGGTTACTGAGTGACATCTGTGAGCACATCCACTGCCTGTACAAACTGTCTGATGCTGTGTCAATGCTGGACATGCTGCTCTCTTTGGCTCACTCTTGCACTGTCTCAGATTACG TGCGTCCTGAATTCACTGATACGTTGGCAATAAAGCAGTGTCGCCACCCAATTTTGGAGCGGATTTCTGGGCAACAACCAATCTCCAATGACATCTACATCTCTGAGGGAAGCAATTTTGTGATCATAACAGGCCCCAACATGAGCGGCAAGTCCACCTACCTTAAACAGGTGGCCCTCTGCCAGATAATGGCTCAGATAG GGTCCTTTCTCCCGGTCGAGTACGCTTCTGTTCGAATTGCAGATCAGATATTTACCAGAATAGGAGTAGACGATGACTTTGAGACCAACTCCTCCACATTTATGGTTGAGATGAAAGAG GTTTCTTACATAATCCACAACGCAAGCGCCAAGTCACTCATCATTATTGATGAGTTGGGACGAGGTACCAGTCCAGAGGAAGGCATTGGCATCTGCCACAGTGTCTGTGAATTCCTCATCAGTCTTAAG GCATTCACACTCTTTGCCACGCACTTTCTTGAGCTCTGCCAGCTGCAAACTCTCTACCCCAATGTGGAGAACCAGCACATGCAGGTTCAGCACGTCCGAACCGAAGGTGGCAGAGACAGGGTTGTCTACACATACCAGCTCAGCCGAGGCCAATCAGAGGAGCGCAACTATG GTATAAGAGCAGCAGAGATGACCAATTTCCCATCAGAAATTATTCAGGAAGCCAAAACCGTGGCGGCTAAAATCAGCCAAAAGCTGTGG GCCAAGCATTACAGTGACCCTGACACGGTCAAACAGAGGGCAGTCTATCGTCTAGCCACCAGACTGCTGCAGACGGCCCGTAACTCACGGCTGGATCCAGGGAGCCTGCGCCAGTACCTGAAGGGCTTGAAGAGACAGTATGAGGCTGAACTTCAAAGTGCTACAGAGTCGGTAGAGAACGAGGAATAA
- the msh4 gene encoding mutS protein homolog 4 isoform X4, protein MFCSSTEEVTPGSSSEAGLSSSTLTPYNLINYRHVTRRQQDPASSSGLLTSHRSDDPGSNTAADTGAQTAVFTDTTPIRAQRQINISGRADRISSSVGSSVHSWSSSTPHVRPTPALSLHGRTPQKDLNSMQPMTASSSAPASSSASHASSVIVAVVEGRGLARGEIGMASVNVRCPELMLSQFADTGTYAKVITKLHNLMPLEILMPDTASVRGQGTKLYTLITETFPSVTFTAVQRKYFNEKKGLEYIQQLCVPEFSTVLMEVQTKYYCLASASALLKYFEFVQNSIYAPKSLKMIFTGSEQTAMIDAISASNLELVVNHRDHRSKNTLFGVLNYTKTAGGERRLRSNILEPLLDVVTINSRLDTVQELLQNEELFFGLTNAIAHFLDIDDLLSALVQVPKQETIPVAEAKIMQVIQLKHTLELVPSLTAMLSHSKTALLKAYYTSLDDSRFNSILDQIKSLINDDTSYMKGSLTMRTQKCYAVRPNVSEFLDIARRAYTEVVDDIAGLVAQLGEKHSLPLRTSFSSTRGFFIQMKLERGVLPGGKLPEEFIKVTRQKNNYGFTTVDLMKMNDHCEEALKDIFHMSYVVVSRLLSDICEHIHCLYKLSDAVSMLDMLLSLAHSCTVSDYVRPEFTDTLAIKQCRHPILERISGQQPISNDIYISEGSNFVIITGPNMSGKSTYLKQVALCQIMAQIGSFLPVEYASVRIADQIFTRIGVDDDFETNSSTFMVEMKEVSYIIHNASAKSLIIIDELGRGTSPEEGIGICHSVCEFLISLKAFTLFATHFLELCQLQTLYPNVENQHMQVQHVRTEGGRDRVVYTYQLSRGQSEERNYGIRAAEMTNFPSEIIQEAKTVAAKISQKLWAKHYSDPDTVKQRAVYRLATRLLQTARNSRLDPGSLRQYLKGLKRQYEAELQSATESVENEE, encoded by the exons ATGTTTTGCAGCAGTACTGAAGAGGTGACCCCGGGTTCCAGCTCTGAGGCTGGGCTGAGCAGCAGCACTCTAACCCCATATAACCTGATTAACTACAGACATGTAACCCGTAGACAGCAGGATCCTGCGTCATCCTCTGGCCTCCTGACTTCACACAGGTCTGATGATCCGGGATCAAACACTGCCGCTGATACTGGTGCTCAGACAGCTGTGTTCACAGACACAACACCAATTAGAG CTCAGCGTCAGATAAACATCAGCGGAAGAGCAGACAGGATCAGCTCTTCTGTGGGATCATCTGTCCACTCCTGGAGCTCCAGCACTCCACATGTGAGGCCCACGCCTGCGCTCTCACTCCACGGCCGGACCCCTCAGAAAGACCTCAACAGTATGCAGCCAA TGACAGCATCTTCATCCGCTCCTGCGTCTTCATCTGCGTCTCACGCGTCCTCTGTGATAGTGGCTGTGGTGGAGGGACGTGGTTTAGCTCGTGGGGAGATCGGCATGGCCAGTGTCAATGTGAGATGCCCAGAGCTGATGCTCTCACAGTTCGCAGACACCGGAACATACGCTAAG GTCATTACCAAGCTTCATAACCTGATGCCTCTGGAGATTCTGATGCCAGACACTGCTAGTGTGAGAGGACAAGGAACCAAACTCTACACCCTCATCACAGAAACCTTCCCG TCGGTCACATTCACTGCCGTTCAGAGGAAGTACTTCAATGAGAAGAAGGGTCTGGAGTACATACAGCAGCTCTGCGTCCCTGAGTTCAGCACTGTCCTGATGGAGGTGCAGACCAA ATACTACTGCCTGGCTTCTGCATCTGCCCTGCTAAAATACTTTGAGTTTGTTCAGAACTCAATATATGCTCCTAAGTCACTGAAAATGATCTTTACCGGCAGTGAGCAGACAGCCATGATTGATGCAATATCAGCCAGCAACTTGGAGCTAGTAGTGAACCACAGAGATCACAG AAGTAAAAACACTCTGTTTGGGGTCTTGAACTACACTAAGACCGCTGGTGGGGAACGCCGGTTACGATCTAATATTCTTGAGCCACTGCTGGATGTGGTCACTATCAACTCACGTCTGGACACCGTACAG GAGCTGCTGCAAAATGAGGAGCTCTTCTTTGGTCTGACGAATG CCATTGCACACTTTCTGGATATAGATGATCTGCTTTCTGCTCTTGTTCAGGTCCCAAAGCAAGAGACG ATACCGGTGGCTGAAGCAAAAATAATGCAAGTAATTCAGCTGAAACATACTCTGGAACTCGTCCCATCATTGACG GCAATGTTGTCACATTCCAAAACAGCCTTGTTGAAAGCATATTACACCTCACTTGATGACAGCAG GTTCAACAGCATTCTGGATCAGATCAAATCACTGATTAACGACGACACCAGCTACATGAAAGGCAGCCTGACCATGCGCACTCAGAAGTGCTATGCTGTGCGGCCCAACGTCAGCGAATTCTTAGATATTGCACGGCGAGCCTACACAGAAGTGGTGGATGACATAGCAG GATTGGTGGCTCAGCTTGGGGAGAAGCACAGCCTACCCCTCCGGACGAGTTTCAGCAGCACACGTGGCTTCTTTATTCAGATGAAGCTGGAGCGTGGGGTCTTACCTGGGGGGAAGTTGCCGGAGGAGTTCATCAAA GTGACCAGGCAGAAGAACAACTATGGGTTCACCACTGTAGACCTCATGAAAATGAATGACCACTGTGAGGAGGCtttgaaagacatttttcaCATGTCTTATGT GGTGGTGTCTAGGTTACTGAGTGACATCTGTGAGCACATCCACTGCCTGTACAAACTGTCTGATGCTGTGTCAATGCTGGACATGCTGCTCTCTTTGGCTCACTCTTGCACTGTCTCAGATTACG TGCGTCCTGAATTCACTGATACGTTGGCAATAAAGCAGTGTCGCCACCCAATTTTGGAGCGGATTTCTGGGCAACAACCAATCTCCAATGACATCTACATCTCTGAGGGAAGCAATTTTGTGATCATAACAGGCCCCAACATGAGCGGCAAGTCCACCTACCTTAAACAGGTGGCCCTCTGCCAGATAATGGCTCAGATAG GGTCCTTTCTCCCGGTCGAGTACGCTTCTGTTCGAATTGCAGATCAGATATTTACCAGAATAGGAGTAGACGATGACTTTGAGACCAACTCCTCCACATTTATGGTTGAGATGAAAGAG GTTTCTTACATAATCCACAACGCAAGCGCCAAGTCACTCATCATTATTGATGAGTTGGGACGAGGTACCAGTCCAGAGGAAGGCATTGGCATCTGCCACAGTGTCTGTGAATTCCTCATCAGTCTTAAG GCATTCACACTCTTTGCCACGCACTTTCTTGAGCTCTGCCAGCTGCAAACTCTCTACCCCAATGTGGAGAACCAGCACATGCAGGTTCAGCACGTCCGAACCGAAGGTGGCAGAGACAGGGTTGTCTACACATACCAGCTCAGCCGAGGCCAATCAGAGGAGCGCAACTATG GTATAAGAGCAGCAGAGATGACCAATTTCCCATCAGAAATTATTCAGGAAGCCAAAACCGTGGCGGCTAAAATCAGCCAAAAGCTGTGG GCCAAGCATTACAGTGACCCTGACACGGTCAAACAGAGGGCAGTCTATCGTCTAGCCACCAGACTGCTGCAGACGGCCCGTAACTCACGGCTGGATCCAGGGAGCCTGCGCCAGTACCTGAAGGGCTTGAAGAGACAGTATGAGGCTGAACTTCAAAGTGCTACAGAGTCGGTAGAGAACGAGGAATAA
- the msh4 gene encoding mutS protein homolog 4 isoform X3, with protein sequence MQPMTASSSAPASSSASHASSVIVAVVEGRGLARGEIGMASVNVRCPELMLSQFADTGTYAKVITKLHNLMPLEILMPDTASVRGQGTKLYTLITETFPSVTFTAVQRKYFNEKKGLEYIQQLCVPEFSTVLMEVQTKYYCLASASALLKYFEFVQNSIYAPKSLKMIFTGSEQTAMIDAISASNLELVVNHRDHRSKNTLFGVLNYTKTAGGERRLRSNILEPLLDVVTINSRLDTVQELLQNEELFFGLTNAIAHFLDIDDLLSALVQVPKQETIPVAEAKIMQVIQLKHTLELVPSLTAMLSHSKTALLKAYYTSLDDSRFNSILDQIKSLINDDTSYMKGSLTMRTQKCYAVRPNVSEFLDIARRAYTEVVDDIAGLVAQLGEKHSLPLRTSFSSTRGFFIQMKLERGVLPGGKLPEEFIKVTRQKNNYGFTTVDLMKMNDHCEEALKDIFHMSYVVVSRLLSDICEHIHCLYKLSDAVSMLDMLLSLAHSCTVSDYVRPEFTDTLAIKQCRHPILERISGQQPISNDIYISEGSNFVIITGPNMSGKSTYLKQVALCQIMAQIGSFLPVEYASVRIADQIFTRIGVDDDFETNSSTFMVEMKEVSYIIHNASAKSLIIIDELGRGTSPEEGIGICHSVCEFLISLKAFTLFATHFLELCQLQTLYPNVENQHMQVQHVRTEGGRDRVVYTYQLSRGQSEERNYGIRAAEMTNFPSEIIQEAKTVAAKISQKLWAKHYSDPDTVKQRAVYRLATRLLQTARNSRLDPGSLRQYLKGLKRQYEAELQSATESVENEE encoded by the exons ATGCAGCCAA TGACAGCATCTTCATCCGCTCCTGCGTCTTCATCTGCGTCTCACGCGTCCTCTGTGATAGTGGCTGTGGTGGAGGGACGTGGTTTAGCTCGTGGGGAGATCGGCATGGCCAGTGTCAATGTGAGATGCCCAGAGCTGATGCTCTCACAGTTCGCAGACACCGGAACATACGCTAAG GTCATTACCAAGCTTCATAACCTGATGCCTCTGGAGATTCTGATGCCAGACACTGCTAGTGTGAGAGGACAAGGAACCAAACTCTACACCCTCATCACAGAAACCTTCCCG TCGGTCACATTCACTGCCGTTCAGAGGAAGTACTTCAATGAGAAGAAGGGTCTGGAGTACATACAGCAGCTCTGCGTCCCTGAGTTCAGCACTGTCCTGATGGAGGTGCAGACCAA ATACTACTGCCTGGCTTCTGCATCTGCCCTGCTAAAATACTTTGAGTTTGTTCAGAACTCAATATATGCTCCTAAGTCACTGAAAATGATCTTTACCGGCAGTGAGCAGACAGCCATGATTGATGCAATATCAGCCAGCAACTTGGAGCTAGTAGTGAACCACAGAGATCACAG AAGTAAAAACACTCTGTTTGGGGTCTTGAACTACACTAAGACCGCTGGTGGGGAACGCCGGTTACGATCTAATATTCTTGAGCCACTGCTGGATGTGGTCACTATCAACTCACGTCTGGACACCGTACAG GAGCTGCTGCAAAATGAGGAGCTCTTCTTTGGTCTGACGAATG CCATTGCACACTTTCTGGATATAGATGATCTGCTTTCTGCTCTTGTTCAGGTCCCAAAGCAAGAGACG ATACCGGTGGCTGAAGCAAAAATAATGCAAGTAATTCAGCTGAAACATACTCTGGAACTCGTCCCATCATTGACG GCAATGTTGTCACATTCCAAAACAGCCTTGTTGAAAGCATATTACACCTCACTTGATGACAGCAG GTTCAACAGCATTCTGGATCAGATCAAATCACTGATTAACGACGACACCAGCTACATGAAAGGCAGCCTGACCATGCGCACTCAGAAGTGCTATGCTGTGCGGCCCAACGTCAGCGAATTCTTAGATATTGCACGGCGAGCCTACACAGAAGTGGTGGATGACATAGCAG GATTGGTGGCTCAGCTTGGGGAGAAGCACAGCCTACCCCTCCGGACGAGTTTCAGCAGCACACGTGGCTTCTTTATTCAGATGAAGCTGGAGCGTGGGGTCTTACCTGGGGGGAAGTTGCCGGAGGAGTTCATCAAA GTGACCAGGCAGAAGAACAACTATGGGTTCACCACTGTAGACCTCATGAAAATGAATGACCACTGTGAGGAGGCtttgaaagacatttttcaCATGTCTTATGT GGTGGTGTCTAGGTTACTGAGTGACATCTGTGAGCACATCCACTGCCTGTACAAACTGTCTGATGCTGTGTCAATGCTGGACATGCTGCTCTCTTTGGCTCACTCTTGCACTGTCTCAGATTACG TGCGTCCTGAATTCACTGATACGTTGGCAATAAAGCAGTGTCGCCACCCAATTTTGGAGCGGATTTCTGGGCAACAACCAATCTCCAATGACATCTACATCTCTGAGGGAAGCAATTTTGTGATCATAACAGGCCCCAACATGAGCGGCAAGTCCACCTACCTTAAACAGGTGGCCCTCTGCCAGATAATGGCTCAGATAG GGTCCTTTCTCCCGGTCGAGTACGCTTCTGTTCGAATTGCAGATCAGATATTTACCAGAATAGGAGTAGACGATGACTTTGAGACCAACTCCTCCACATTTATGGTTGAGATGAAAGAG GTTTCTTACATAATCCACAACGCAAGCGCCAAGTCACTCATCATTATTGATGAGTTGGGACGAGGTACCAGTCCAGAGGAAGGCATTGGCATCTGCCACAGTGTCTGTGAATTCCTCATCAGTCTTAAG GCATTCACACTCTTTGCCACGCACTTTCTTGAGCTCTGCCAGCTGCAAACTCTCTACCCCAATGTGGAGAACCAGCACATGCAGGTTCAGCACGTCCGAACCGAAGGTGGCAGAGACAGGGTTGTCTACACATACCAGCTCAGCCGAGGCCAATCAGAGGAGCGCAACTATG GTATAAGAGCAGCAGAGATGACCAATTTCCCATCAGAAATTATTCAGGAAGCCAAAACCGTGGCGGCTAAAATCAGCCAAAAGCTGTGG GCCAAGCATTACAGTGACCCTGACACGGTCAAACAGAGGGCAGTCTATCGTCTAGCCACCAGACTGCTGCAGACGGCCCGTAACTCACGGCTGGATCCAGGGAGCCTGCGCCAGTACCTGAAGGGCTTGAAGAGACAGTATGAGGCTGAACTTCAAAGTGCTACAGAGTCGGTAGAGAACGAGGAATAA
- the msh4 gene encoding mutS protein homolog 4 isoform X2: MFCSSTEEVTPGSSSEAGLSSSTLTPYNLINYRHVTRRQQDPASSSGLLTSHRSDDPGSNTAADTGAQTAVFTDTTPIRAQRQINISGRADRISSSVGSSVHSWSSSTPHVRPTPALSLHGRTPQKDLNSMQPMTASSSAPASSSASHASSVIVAVVEGRGLARGEIGMASVNVRCPELMLSQFADTGTYAKVITKLHNLMPLEILMPDTASVRGQGTKLYTLITETFPSVTFTAVQRKYFNEKKGLEYIQQLCVPEFSTVLMEVQTKYYCLASASALLKYFEFVQNSIYAPKSLKMIFTGSEQTAMIDAISASNLELVVNHRDHRSKNTLFGVLNYTKTAGGERRLRSNILEPLLDVVTINSRLDTVQELLQNEELFFGLTNAIAHFLDIDDLLSALVQVPKQETIPVAEAKIMQVIQLKHTLELVPSLTAMLSHSKTALLKAYYTSLDDSRFNSILDQIKSLINDDTSYMKGSLTMRTQKCYAVRPNVSEFLDIARRAYTEVVDDIAGLVAQLGEKHSLPLRTSFSSTRGFFIQMKLERGVLPGGKLPEEFIKVTRQKNNYGFTTVDLMKMNDHCEEALKDIFHMSYVVVSRLLSDICEHIHCLYKLSDAVSMLDMLLSLAHSCTVSDYVRPEFTDTLAIKQCRHPILERISGQQPISNDIYISEGSNFVIITGPNMSGKSTYLKQVALCQIMAQIGSFLPVEYASVRIADQIFTRIGVDDDFETNSSTFMVEMKEVSYIIHNASAKSLIIIDELGRGTSPEEGIGICHSVCEFLISLKAFTLFATHFLELCQLQTLYPNVENQHMQVQHVRTEGGRDRVVYTYQLSRGQSEERNYGGVE, from the exons ATGTTTTGCAGCAGTACTGAAGAGGTGACCCCGGGTTCCAGCTCTGAGGCTGGGCTGAGCAGCAGCACTCTAACCCCATATAACCTGATTAACTACAGACATGTAACCCGTAGACAGCAGGATCCTGCGTCATCCTCTGGCCTCCTGACTTCACACAGGTCTGATGATCCGGGATCAAACACTGCCGCTGATACTGGTGCTCAGACAGCTGTGTTCACAGACACAACACCAATTAGAG CTCAGCGTCAGATAAACATCAGCGGAAGAGCAGACAGGATCAGCTCTTCTGTGGGATCATCTGTCCACTCCTGGAGCTCCAGCACTCCACATGTGAGGCCCACGCCTGCGCTCTCACTCCACGGCCGGACCCCTCAGAAAGACCTCAACAGTATGCAGCCAA TGACAGCATCTTCATCCGCTCCTGCGTCTTCATCTGCGTCTCACGCGTCCTCTGTGATAGTGGCTGTGGTGGAGGGACGTGGTTTAGCTCGTGGGGAGATCGGCATGGCCAGTGTCAATGTGAGATGCCCAGAGCTGATGCTCTCACAGTTCGCAGACACCGGAACATACGCTAAG GTCATTACCAAGCTTCATAACCTGATGCCTCTGGAGATTCTGATGCCAGACACTGCTAGTGTGAGAGGACAAGGAACCAAACTCTACACCCTCATCACAGAAACCTTCCCG TCGGTCACATTCACTGCCGTTCAGAGGAAGTACTTCAATGAGAAGAAGGGTCTGGAGTACATACAGCAGCTCTGCGTCCCTGAGTTCAGCACTGTCCTGATGGAGGTGCAGACCAA ATACTACTGCCTGGCTTCTGCATCTGCCCTGCTAAAATACTTTGAGTTTGTTCAGAACTCAATATATGCTCCTAAGTCACTGAAAATGATCTTTACCGGCAGTGAGCAGACAGCCATGATTGATGCAATATCAGCCAGCAACTTGGAGCTAGTAGTGAACCACAGAGATCACAG AAGTAAAAACACTCTGTTTGGGGTCTTGAACTACACTAAGACCGCTGGTGGGGAACGCCGGTTACGATCTAATATTCTTGAGCCACTGCTGGATGTGGTCACTATCAACTCACGTCTGGACACCGTACAG GAGCTGCTGCAAAATGAGGAGCTCTTCTTTGGTCTGACGAATG CCATTGCACACTTTCTGGATATAGATGATCTGCTTTCTGCTCTTGTTCAGGTCCCAAAGCAAGAGACG ATACCGGTGGCTGAAGCAAAAATAATGCAAGTAATTCAGCTGAAACATACTCTGGAACTCGTCCCATCATTGACG GCAATGTTGTCACATTCCAAAACAGCCTTGTTGAAAGCATATTACACCTCACTTGATGACAGCAG GTTCAACAGCATTCTGGATCAGATCAAATCACTGATTAACGACGACACCAGCTACATGAAAGGCAGCCTGACCATGCGCACTCAGAAGTGCTATGCTGTGCGGCCCAACGTCAGCGAATTCTTAGATATTGCACGGCGAGCCTACACAGAAGTGGTGGATGACATAGCAG GATTGGTGGCTCAGCTTGGGGAGAAGCACAGCCTACCCCTCCGGACGAGTTTCAGCAGCACACGTGGCTTCTTTATTCAGATGAAGCTGGAGCGTGGGGTCTTACCTGGGGGGAAGTTGCCGGAGGAGTTCATCAAA GTGACCAGGCAGAAGAACAACTATGGGTTCACCACTGTAGACCTCATGAAAATGAATGACCACTGTGAGGAGGCtttgaaagacatttttcaCATGTCTTATGT GGTGGTGTCTAGGTTACTGAGTGACATCTGTGAGCACATCCACTGCCTGTACAAACTGTCTGATGCTGTGTCAATGCTGGACATGCTGCTCTCTTTGGCTCACTCTTGCACTGTCTCAGATTACG TGCGTCCTGAATTCACTGATACGTTGGCAATAAAGCAGTGTCGCCACCCAATTTTGGAGCGGATTTCTGGGCAACAACCAATCTCCAATGACATCTACATCTCTGAGGGAAGCAATTTTGTGATCATAACAGGCCCCAACATGAGCGGCAAGTCCACCTACCTTAAACAGGTGGCCCTCTGCCAGATAATGGCTCAGATAG GGTCCTTTCTCCCGGTCGAGTACGCTTCTGTTCGAATTGCAGATCAGATATTTACCAGAATAGGAGTAGACGATGACTTTGAGACCAACTCCTCCACATTTATGGTTGAGATGAAAGAG GTTTCTTACATAATCCACAACGCAAGCGCCAAGTCACTCATCATTATTGATGAGTTGGGACGAGGTACCAGTCCAGAGGAAGGCATTGGCATCTGCCACAGTGTCTGTGAATTCCTCATCAGTCTTAAG GCATTCACACTCTTTGCCACGCACTTTCTTGAGCTCTGCCAGCTGCAAACTCTCTACCCCAATGTGGAGAACCAGCACATGCAGGTTCAGCACGTCCGAACCGAAGGTGGCAGAGACAGGGTTGTCTACACATACCAGCTCAGCCGAGGCCAATCAGAGGAGCGCAACTATGGTGGGGTAGAATGA